tgcaacacTGAAACCTATAAACATGGGAAAAATGTTAGAATTATCTAAAACTCTAAGTATGAAggaaataacagaaatgacaTCGAAATTACTCAATTCAGAGCATGCTGGGCCTCATTGAAAATGCAAGCGGGTTCTATCGCATTCATCATTGtttgatcctcttcggtcaccaaggaccgaaggtaactggcaatCCCCACGGGGAGGGGGGGGGAGAAAATTCGGCTTATCCTCCGGGACAGAGAGCACTATCTTTCTCCTACGATCGAGATCTATAGTAGGGGCCGGGAATCGGTCCACCAGTTTTTGAACTGATGAAGACCCGGTAGAGCCCGACCATGATGCTTTCTTTGGTATCGGCAATCCACCGAAACCGATAACCTCCTCCGAGGAAGCTGACTCGAGCCCATCCAGAAAAGCGCGGATATTGGTCGGCTCCTGAATGCCCTCGTAAGATCGACCTTCCAACATGTTGGCCTCATGGATCATAACATCCGAAATCTGAGGGGATCCGCTAATATCAACTATCCCGAGCTCACCCCTGGAGATATCTTCTACTGCCCGAGAAGTCTTACCCTTAGTCTCCCCTTTAACCACCTCAGCTCGAGACAGAATAGTCTCGTCTTTTCCTAGTTCGGGGACTATGGCCAGGTTTCCCTTATTCACCTTCGCCGATTCGAAAGATCGTTGTATCATAACATTGGCCCATACTACtaattcctcttcttcttcgggATCGTCCCTTAATCGGCAGATCGATTCCGGAGGCATGATACCGGAGCCCCCCTTTGGCTTACGAGATTTTCTTTGCCGGTTTTTTTCTTTTCCGAGACCGGGGATCTCGGGGcatcttttatcttcttttctttaaCCTGATTTGGGACAAGAACCTCTTCATCATCGGATGGGGGACTCATGGCGACATTCTTCCCAAGTCCTACCCAAAGGGGGAGGGGGGTGGATAAGCAAATGAACGAGAACGAATGAAAAAACAAATCGAGGAAGAGACTTACCATGactacgggcctcccatcgaccctttgataattcCAACCAAGCGCGCTCGGAGTACGGTCTTTGCAGCACCAGACCTTCAACCCATTGTTTAAGATCCGGAATCGGTTCCGGCATCTGAGCCACAGTTGTGACAAGAAAGATAGAGTGGATTAAGAAAATGAAAGGCAGtcacaaaattaaaacaaacgAAGGGAAATAAGTGCTCACAGTTCATATTCCATCTCTTATGGAACGACATATCATCGGCAGGGATCAAGTCCGAGGTTTTGACTCGAACAAACCGGTccatccaacctcgatcacgAGTCTTGTCTATACTCGAGAATGGCACTATGGTGGCTCGGTGAGCGAGCTTGATTAACCCTCATCGATAAAGTCGGGAACTATAAAGTCgtataaggtgatcgagggtgaaaagaCACCCTTCGATTTTGCTCGAGAAAAATCGGAGAAGAATCACTACTCtctaaaaagaaggatggatctagCCGAGGATCACGTCGTATCTCTTGCAAAAGGCGACGATGACAGGATCTAAAagacccaacgtgaaaggataagtataaacacctaggaacccttccacgtgggtagaAATTGATTCATCAGGCGATGGGACTACCACATGCTTATCGTCCCAGTTGCATTCTTGTTTGACTTTCTCGAGAATTTTCTCGGTGATTGTACACTGGTACCTCGACTCACATCGGCCCGGTACCGAAGAAGATTTTTTAACCTTAAAGTCACCGACAGTTGAACACCCTACCGGAACGAATTTCTCAGGGCGAGGCTCCGCCGCATCCTCACCGCCGGCAGGTCGTGATGAAGAAGCGACCTCTTTTTGCGGAACAGTTTTAGATGTTTTGGCCAtcaagattggaacatgatggacCGATGATCGTCATTATAATATCGAGCTGTGATGAGAAGCTGGGttatcgagctcgagacccaaaaaccgatcaatatcgagctcgagacccagaaaccgatcaatatcgagctcgagatccagagaccgatcaatatcgagctcgagacctAGAGATCGACCATACCGAGACGAGATCGAAATCGAACCAAGGGACAAAAGAGCCGTTATAGCCGCATTTGAGGAGAGAATCTCGACGGAAATCAAGGAAAAGCTAATTAATTAacctatcatgggatccccactatatatttttaattatacccaAAATGTTATTCTCACACTATATGAAGAGTGGTCATCATTTGTAAGAGGACATTGATTCATACACACATTCATTCCAATATATACAGAAGATAGTGCTAATACCATCCTTCCTCGGTTTTTGGTATTTTAGTCATATTGTTTCTTCTATCAATCGTTCTTCACCCAATTTGGAGGTGATTAAATTTGAAGGCTTAGGCTAACTAGTTCATCTGGTTTGCATTCATCTCTTTTATAACTAATTTCAGTACACATTTATTTACCTTTTTCaatttgtatcaatttataccaCGTATCCGTAAAACtgcatataaattcaactctatctatttttcgggtaaacaatttcatttcatttttcattttccagAAATGCAAGATGAGTCTAAAAGTGACTGTTTTTGAgtgaagaaagaaaataataacgATAATATTGAATAACGAAAATCTGaggtttaagaaaaaatgaaatattcAATAACGAAATTCCTCACCTATTATTTGGTAGAATTGCATTGATATTATTGAGCTGAATAATTTATCACATTacatttttaaatataattttttctaaCCTTTACATGTATCTAACTACTCATTTTTTTCTTACAACAAGAAAACTTGCCTTATCTTAAAGTTCGTAAACGCTAAGTTTTTCATTGCAAATAGATAATTGTATAACATCCATGTATCTACCCATTAAATTTTAAATGTATGCATCAAAAATTAAGATAAGGGGTAAACCTACCCATTTTTAGGTTGCATAAATTAAATGCATGCATCaaagattaaaataaaataagttaattttattactcgatataaaaaaaaaacataaagttGAAAAAGAAGGGATAATCTTGTCCATTTTAGGTTACAAAATAATTTTATCCTAATTATTATAGAATCGACCAGAGGTGGATCTATGACTTTTAGAATATGAGTGCAccattaaaaaaagagaaaaaatactAAATGAGAATTGAACCAAGTGACTCATTCAGCCTTTGTGGGGCATGGGTTGACAACAGATCATATTAGTCCAATTCTAGGaaatacatatataaaatatCTAATTTGACGAAAAGACCATGAGTTTACGTGTCCCATACATTACCCTTTAATTCTGCCCCTGGAAGCAATATTTGTGTATTATTTAGCGGCGGCATGCGTATCAGCCAAAACCTTAGAAATTATACtctctccatttcaatttatCTCATGTAGTTTGATTTGACACgaaattttaaaaagtaaaaataacttAAACAATAGATATTTGTgtgataaattattttattacaaATAATATGATTCCACTGAATTCTTTGGCttttgaaattaaaatttatgtttttattctaaaaaaataaaaatatataaaattaaatttaaatataaaaaattatttgtatgagaaaaactaaaaaggaaaatatatactaactaccaaaaataattacattaaAAGAAAATGTAATAAGAAAGTACACTCGAAAGTGAGAAATGACAGGTATACCCATAATCAAAGTACTACATTCAAACCTCATTACACTGTCAGATAACGTGATGCAACAAAGTTATATCCTAAACTCATTTGGTCCTAAAACGACAGCCTTTGCACTCTACACACTGTCCATAGTAACACCACCCACCCCAACCCCCAACCCCCCTTGTTCCCCCTTCCCAAAACCATCCTTCATTTTCTCCGTCCCCATTTTCAGATCAAAGCCCAAAAAACCAAACTGCAAACAATTCCCctagaaaaaaaaaatggaacATCATACGACTACAAGCAGAGCTGAAGCAGAAAGATTACTAGGCGTTGCAGAAAAACTCCTCCGCGAAAAAGACTTCGGACCTTGTAAAGATTTTGCCCTTTTAGCACAAGAAACTGAGCCTTTATTAGAAGGTCCAGATCAGATCTTAGCCATTGCTGAAGTTCTTTTAGCTTCTTCAAAACGAATCAACAATCACCACGATTGGTACTCTATTCTTCAAATCCAAAGCCGAACTGATGATTCTGAGCTAATTAAGAAACAGTATCGTCGTTTAGCTCTTCTTCTTCACCCTGATAAGAATAAATACCCTTCTTCTGATTCTGCTTTTGGTCTTGTTGCTGATGCCTGGGCTGTTCTTTCGGATCCTACTAAAAAAGGTCTTTATGATAATGAGCTTTCCCTTTTTAGTAGGGTTAATTTGGTTCCAACAAGAGGACGGCCTAAGAGTTATAATAAACAGCAAAAAAGAGGAGATGAGAAATTGCCTGTGAGAAGAAGCAGTAGGGCTAGTGGGGGTAGTGGTGGGAGTAATTCGGGTCAGAACCCGAATTCGAACCCGAATCCGGTGAATTTTCAGAATAGGGTTCCTGTTCAGCCTCTGCAGCCGAAGACGGCGGCGACACCGGTGAGTGGTGGGATGAGGGGGCAAAGTGTGGTCAATTTATGGACGGCGTGTCCTTACTGTTACAACTTGTATGAGTATCCTAGGGTTTATGAAGGGTGTTGTTTAAGGTGTGAGAAGTGTAATAGGGCATTTACTGCAACTGCGATTTTGTCAATGCCGCCTTTGGTTCCTGGGAGAGAAGCTTATTATTGCATTTGGGGTTTTTTCCCAATGGGGTTTGTGAAGGGGGATTTGGAAAATGGGAAAAGTCCTGCTGCTGCTGCTGGTGCAGGATTTCCTAGTTGGATGCCACCTATGTTTTCATCCGAGGGAAATGTGAATGTTGCAAATCAAACTGCTCCTCCAATTCCGGTTCCAGCTCCAGCTCCAGCTCCAGCGCCAGTTCAGGCTCAAGCTCAGGCTCAAGCTCAGACTCAGGCTCCACCTTCGGCTCCAAGAACGATGTCAGCGTCAACGGGAGCTAAGAAAAGAGGTAGGCCTAGGAAGTATACCTAAAAAGGAATTTAGGGTTCATTTTATGGTTTCTAAATGAATTGCCTCAAGAATTTTGAATCTATGGAATTAATGTTTAGTCTGATCAAGTTGATTGAAATATGAGAATGGTGGAGGTTAAGGGGtcttgaatttgaggcagatggAATTGGTAAGGTATACATGAGCCAAAAAAATCCTTTTAAGTTGTATGCTGAAATGTTCTAGTGAAGTAGTGAGCAAAAGTAGCTGCTTATCTTCATTCATATGAAGAAGTATATATGCTGACCCCAGTATTGTGCTCTTCTCATTGTAGAAATTTCTCTTGTTGTTGGTAGATTTCTTATGTTTGTAGACATTTCTATTGTTGTTGGTAGGTTTCTTGGGTTTGTAGGTACTTTATGTtattcaattttcaagacttGTAGTTGTAGACTTGCTTGTAGTTGGATGACCTTTTATTTCGAGAAATTCTCCTATTTTCCTTTGCCTCGAGGCATAGTTCTTGTTATGTTTTTCTCGTGGTAAAGTTTGATCTGGTACCTGAGCTAACTTTTGATGGTTTACTATAAGTTTTCCTGAGTTCCATGTGTGCATTGTCTATAATTCATCTTATCTAACTCATTTAGCTCAACTCTTCCGTGTAAAGACAATATTTGTGCTTTAGCGTATCGGTCAGGTTTACGGGAGCCAAGAATTCTTTTTAAATTGAATGCTCAAATGCTGTAGGAAGTGAGTGGCGAGCGAAATTAGCTACTTTTCTTCATTCATATGAAGAAATATATACGTTGACCTCAGAACTGCATAACGGTGCTTCTTCTCATTGTAGAAATTTCTCTTCTTGTTGGTGGATTTCCTGGATTTGTAGGTACTACGTGTTATTCAGACTTGTTGGTAGTTGAATGATCGTTTAGTTCAAATTTCTAAATCCTATCTTGCTTGTCTTGTTCACATTTTCCTAAAGTTGTTTTCCCTAGAGATAGTTTGTGATTGAGGCGTAGTTGTTGTTTTTGTATTTCAGTGGTAAAGTTTTGATCTTTACCTGAGGTAACTTTAATGGTTTTCTATAAGGTTTCACAAGGTCCGTGTGTATATAGTCTAGAATTCATCTTATCAACTCATTTAAGTCAATATTTCTGTGTAAAGGTTATGTTTGTGCTTAAGCATATTGGATCGTTCATCGTAGTATTATTCAAGTTTCTGCTATGTCTACTGTTTTCTTGTCTTTAGATTCTGAACATGTTGAATTTTGTTGTACTGTGCTTTCTCTCTGTGTTTTCTTTGCTCCCTTTTTCTTGGTGATATATGCCAATTAACGGGGTTGAACTCGCGGAAGCAAGGAGCCTAAAAGGATTGACGAGGAGGAGAGTATACTCTTGAGCTGGGAGATTTGCTTTTGTTCTATTTGATGTATGCACTAAAGAAATTTGAAAGGGCAAAGGCTCTTTTGCTCAACTTCTAAAAGAATATAGTTGCTTAAGTAGGGATAGAATGTCAATTGATAGACAAAACCAATCAACACGACGCCAGAATGGCTACAATACCATCAGGGCTGGTTTGGTTTGCCGTATAAAAATGTTCTTGGCATAGAACTCTGCAATATTAGGTAAAAATAGCAcaggctagccagttttcggactggtcattcaaaaatagacagcgtttgcaaagtcattgaaaaatagctactattttgctgcaacacgaaaagttctagcataatatactggagatcggtgcacttgtgtatgaactttcagcatattatgctggatcgatatattatattggaactccagtatattatgctggaagtccagtataatatgccggagttccagtatacttatgctagaactccagtataatagtattttccggattttgaaagtgattaaatttcgattacttttgaaattgtggctatttttgaatttctctccAATATTAGTGAAGCGTTTAGTTTATGGTATAAAACTCTTAAGATAATGATACGATATTTTGTTTTCAGTATCACTAATACCTTCATAAATTATGGGAGAATCTATGCATTATTTCATTCATGAAAGAATGTGAGAAAACAAATTTTTGTATGAGAAATACTAAGAAAAGCTAATTCTTGATTTTTGTATTGCAATCTCTGCATAACTATTAATTCATCGTATAATAATTCATACCATTAGAAACACTACAAAGTAATAAAATTTTGATGCCTGCATCGCCTTTGTAGTATTCATGTATTTCATGGATTCGCTTTATCTTTAAACTTAAAAACAACTTTTTCTGCGCCACACTTGTGGTGTTAAATGAGCGGATTGGACTGAATTTGGCTCTACCTTTGCCGGTTACGGGTGAGCTTGACCATACCTCGCTTATTTCACAGCTATATACTTTTTTTTATTCGTATAAGTACCGGATAAGATTGTTCACCTGGCAGACGAGAAACGCTTCCATGCTAATTCTAAACTAATTATTATTTGGATAGGTTGACAGCTAACATTACATTGGTTTGATACTTGGATGTCATATAGAGAGATGTTGAAGTATGAGATCTAGGGAGCTCCTAATTTCCTTGAGTGAATTATTTGGTATTAGAATGAAATGGATCTGAACAAAGTGGAATGAAAACACAAGATTCATATAACGTTCCAACTAATTCGGGATTGAGACATAGTTAATTGATTGATGTACTcttaaaataacacaaaaaagGAATACCTTTTTGCTTCAGCTTACATACATGAtgtatccaaaaaaaaaaaaaaccg
The nucleotide sequence above comes from Nicotiana tabacum cultivar K326 chromosome 12, ASM71507v2, whole genome shotgun sequence. Encoded proteins:
- the LOC107817144 gene encoding uncharacterized protein LOC107817144, which encodes MEHHTTTSRAEAERLLGVAEKLLREKDFGPCKDFALLAQETEPLLEGPDQILAIAEVLLASSKRINNHHDWYSILQIQSRTDDSELIKKQYRRLALLLHPDKNKYPSSDSAFGLVADAWAVLSDPTKKGLYDNELSLFSRVNLVPTRGRPKSYNKQQKRGDEKLPVRRSSRASGGSGGSNSGQNPNSNPNPVNFQNRVPVQPLQPKTAATPVSGGMRGQSVVNLWTACPYCYNLYEYPRVYEGCCLRCEKCNRAFTATAILSMPPLVPGREAYYCIWGFFPMGFVKGDLENGKSPAAAAGAGFPSWMPPMFSSEGNVNVANQTAPPIPVPAPAPAPAPVQAQAQAQAQTQAPPSAPRTMSASTGAKKRGRPRKYT